One Acetoanaerobium noterae genomic region harbors:
- a CDS encoding type II secretion system F family protein, translating into MLTMSLGLGFLTVFTLTLSFFVFLEQRKPIHRLESYLSDSKYKFEDSAKVQSKKNKQKIDFKKSYRDTVEKSEKEKGNLSHYRDLIDTRLDQAEILLTVEEFFLSGLVATLIAGTLVRMYFESFMASLVVICLVPTLFVLYVKRKENKVLDLFNSQISDAMDMMAGTLRAGYSFMQAMETISREMPKPISKEFAKTIKEMRLGITQEDALRDMVKRVKSEDLDLLVTAIIINRQIGGNLAEIMDNISSTIRERYKIKGEVRVLTSQARLSGYVVMFLPFALFAFMMIVNPEHVLVLFSDPLGILMLSLAILGQIIGYMFIRKFMNIKY; encoded by the coding sequence ATGCTTACCATGTCGCTAGGATTAGGTTTTTTGACAGTATTTACCTTGACCCTTTCCTTCTTTGTGTTTTTAGAGCAGAGAAAACCCATACACCGCCTAGAGTCATATCTAAGTGATTCAAAATATAAATTTGAAGACTCAGCAAAAGTTCAATCCAAGAAAAATAAACAAAAAATAGATTTCAAAAAAAGCTACAGAGATACTGTGGAAAAATCAGAAAAAGAAAAAGGCAATCTCTCTCACTACAGAGATTTAATAGATACTAGGCTAGATCAAGCTGAAATTCTTCTTACAGTCGAAGAATTCTTTCTTTCAGGACTAGTTGCTACTCTCATAGCTGGAACTCTAGTTAGAATGTATTTCGAATCCTTCATGGCCTCTCTTGTAGTGATATGCTTAGTTCCGACACTATTTGTACTTTATGTAAAGCGCAAAGAAAACAAAGTACTGGATTTATTTAACAGCCAGATATCTGATGCTATGGATATGATGGCAGGTACTTTAAGAGCAGGCTACAGCTTTATGCAGGCTATGGAAACTATATCTAGAGAAATGCCAAAGCCAATATCAAAGGAATTTGCTAAAACCATTAAGGAAATGAGACTAGGGATAACTCAAGAGGATGCTCTTAGAGATATGGTTAAAAGAGTAAAAAGTGAAGATTTAGACTTACTTGTAACTGCAATAATCATAAACAGGCAAATAGGTGGAAACCTAGCAGAAATAATGGATAATATCTCCTCAACCATAAGAGAGCGCTACAAAATTAAAGGAGAGGTCAGAGTCCTAACTTCTCAAGCTCGACTTTCTGGCTATGTGGTTATGTTTTTGCCATTTGCTTTATTTGCTTTTATGATGATAGTAAACCCTGAGCATGTACTGGTGCTTTTTTCAGATCCTCTTGGTATATTAATGCTTTCTCTTGCTATCCTAGGTCAGATTATAGGCTATATGTTCATTCGTAAATTTATGAATATAAAATACTAA
- a CDS encoding prepilin peptidase, which yields MDYTSLLIKAIISSILIAISVIDIKTKKIPNFLILIFMLVWIVIASLKLIDTSTSVYGFAVGGLLLYITALATNDDIGGGDVKLVAVSGLYLGFPGIMYATLYGFGLAALISLVLIKLKKLNKKDYIPLGPFISLGIIIQLILK from the coding sequence ATGGATTATACAAGCCTTCTTATCAAAGCTATAATATCAAGCATACTCATTGCAATATCTGTTATAGATATAAAAACCAAGAAAATACCTAATTTTCTTATACTCATTTTTATGCTCGTGTGGATAGTCATTGCATCTCTTAAATTAATTGATACCAGTACCTCTGTTTATGGCTTTGCTGTTGGAGGACTTTTGCTCTACATCACTGCCTTAGCCACTAATGATGATATCGGCGGAGGCGATGTAAAATTGGTTGCAGTATCTGGACTTTATTTAGGCTTTCCTGGAATTATGTATGCTACCTTATATGGATTTGGGCTAGCAGCACTAATTTCCTTAGTTCTTATAAAACTCAAAAAACTCAATAAAAAAGACTATATTCCACTTGGTCCGTTTATCTCTCTAGGCATCATCATTCAGCTTATTCTAAAATAA
- a CDS encoding glutaredoxin domain-containing protein produces the protein MKKVIVYTTSTCPHCINAKKFLKQEGISFEDRDVNTNPIARDEYAKLNVKGVPTFVIGDEVIEGFNEQKIKSLLDYFVISCPSCKARMRVPKNKGQIKVSCKKCETQFLVNTNK, from the coding sequence ATGAAAAAAGTGATTGTTTATACTACTAGTACTTGTCCGCACTGTATTAATGCGAAGAAATTTTTAAAACAAGAGGGTATTTCTTTTGAAGATAGAGATGTAAATACTAATCCCATAGCTAGAGATGAATATGCAAAGCTCAATGTTAAAGGTGTCCCAACATTTGTGATAGGAGATGAAGTGATTGAAGGCTTTAATGAGCAAAAAATTAAATCCTTGCTCGATTATTTTGTTATCAGTTGCCCTTCTTGCAAAGCTAGGATGAGAGTGCCTAAGAATAAAGGCCAGATAAAAGTTAGTTGCAAAAAGTGTGAGACACAGTTTTTGGTAAATACTAATAAGTAG
- a CDS encoding L-fuculose-phosphate aldolase — protein sequence MMEYEKEQVVRYGKKLIDRRLTTGSGGNISVYNREKNLVAISPSGLDYYETTPKDIVILDINGNLVEGKHRPSSEAGMHLAFYKNRADVSGIVHTHSKFATAIACMGWELPAVHYLIGMAGHRVKCTGYATYGSDELAKKALKTIGDSNAVLLANHGLIALGEDVDRAFSTAEHLEFVSEVYYLTKTLGTPNILSDENMDEVMKKFGTYRYL from the coding sequence ATGATGGAATATGAAAAAGAGCAGGTTGTAAGGTATGGGAAAAAGTTAATTGACAGAAGACTAACTACAGGCTCTGGAGGAAATATCAGTGTATATAACAGAGAAAAAAATCTAGTTGCGATAAGTCCAAGTGGACTTGATTACTATGAAACTACACCTAAAGATATAGTAATCCTAGATATCAATGGCAATCTAGTAGAAGGAAAGCATAGACCATCGAGTGAAGCAGGTATGCACTTAGCATTTTATAAAAATAGAGCTGACGTAAGCGGGATAGTGCATACGCATTCTAAATTTGCAACAGCAATAGCTTGCATGGGATGGGAGCTTCCTGCTGTACATTACCTAATAGGAATGGCTGGGCATAGAGTAAAATGCACGGGATATGCCACTTATGGCTCTGATGAACTAGCTAAAAAAGCTCTTAAGACAATAGGAGACTCAAATGCTGTTCTTCTTGCAAATCACGGACTTATTGCTCTAGGGGAAGATGTTGACAGAGCCTTTTCTACAGCTGAGCATTTGGAATTTGTTTCAGAAGTTTATTACCTTACAAAAACCTTAGGAACACCAAATATTTTAAGTGATGAAAATATGGACGAGGTAATGAAGAAATTTGGAACATACAGATATCTATAA
- a CDS encoding PilZ domain-containing protein, with protein MKKITESRKNLRVNKGIATQCGTYYVDDNLIEANPPIDLVMLNISEGGIGIVSRKEFRPGSVLIFNVDFGLESYKVMAKVIWTSEKEDGYASGLEFISIPYALKEALSMYENLV; from the coding sequence ATGAAAAAAATAACTGAATCGAGAAAAAATCTAAGGGTGAACAAAGGAATAGCAACCCAGTGTGGGACCTACTATGTGGATGATAACTTGATAGAAGCCAATCCTCCCATTGATTTAGTTATGCTCAATATCTCTGAAGGAGGAATAGGTATAGTCTCTAGAAAAGAATTCCGACCTGGGTCTGTACTTATTTTCAATGTGGATTTTGGACTGGAATCTTACAAGGTTATGGCAAAAGTGATATGGACTAGTGAAAAAGAAGATGGATATGCAAGTGGACTTGAATTTATTTCAATTCCTTATGCTCTTAAGGAAGCTCTGAGTATGTATGAGAATTTAGTTTAA
- the mtnK gene encoding S-methyl-5-thioribose kinase — MDRFSEHFRMDEEAIRVYVAEKLKLFGNIEDIKVSEIGDGNINYVFRAEDIKSKKSVVIKQADKLLRSSGRPLDVDRNRIEAEVLKFYGEVASDYVPKIYHYDEVMCALTMEDISEYENLRHGLMKKKIYTNFAEDITTFMVNTLISTMDIVMNPWKKKEDVKKYINVELCDITEKLVFTDPYTNHFGTNIVLDESSEFVKKEIYDDEELVFEAGKLKYKFMNNPQSLLHGDLHSGSIFVTESKTKVIDPEFAFYGPIGYDLGNVVGNLFFSYIHSDIVMSDEVEKRAYLSYLETTIAEIMDKFTEKFGRAYDEKVIDPMAKNPLYKRWMIASILEDAAGMAGTEIIRRTIGDSKVKEIESIGSIEARVYMDKFLILLGKSLIKDRYKIKTGKDYVALIDKIKKLI, encoded by the coding sequence ATGGATAGATTTAGTGAGCATTTTAGGATGGATGAAGAAGCTATAAGGGTATATGTAGCTGAAAAACTCAAACTTTTTGGAAATATAGAAGATATAAAGGTCAGTGAAATAGGTGATGGGAATATCAATTATGTTTTTAGAGCTGAGGATATAAAATCAAAGAAATCTGTAGTTATAAAGCAGGCAGATAAACTGCTTAGAAGCTCTGGAAGACCTCTTGATGTAGATAGAAACAGAATCGAGGCCGAGGTGCTAAAATTTTATGGGGAGGTTGCAAGCGACTATGTTCCAAAAATTTATCATTATGATGAAGTAATGTGCGCGCTTACGATGGAAGACATATCTGAATATGAAAACCTAAGGCATGGACTTATGAAAAAGAAGATATATACGAACTTTGCTGAGGATATCACCACATTCATGGTAAACACTTTGATTTCTACTATGGATATAGTAATGAATCCTTGGAAGAAAAAAGAAGATGTAAAAAAATATATTAATGTAGAGCTATGTGATATTACTGAAAAATTAGTATTTACAGACCCATATACAAATCATTTTGGAACAAATATTGTGCTTGATGAAAGCAGTGAGTTTGTAAAAAAAGAAATTTACGATGATGAAGAGCTAGTATTTGAGGCAGGAAAACTCAAGTATAAGTTTATGAACAATCCTCAGAGCTTACTTCATGGAGACCTTCATAGTGGTTCGATTTTTGTGACTGAGTCAAAAACTAAAGTTATAGATCCTGAGTTTGCATTTTATGGACCTATAGGCTATGACCTTGGCAATGTGGTTGGAAATTTATTTTTTTCTTATATTCATTCAGACATAGTTATGAGTGATGAAGTCGAAAAGAGAGCTTATCTTAGTTACCTAGAGACTACTATAGCGGAAATAATGGATAAGTTTACTGAGAAGTTTGGCAGAGCCTATGATGAAAAAGTAATTGATCCTATGGCAAAAAATCCTCTATATAAAAGATGGATGATAGCTAGCATACTAGAGGATGCTGCTGGAATGGCTGGAACAGAGATAATAAGAAGGACAATAGGAGATTCAAAGGTTAAAGAAATTGAATCGATTGGAAGTATAGAAGCTAGAGTATATATGGATAAATTTTTAATACTTTTAGGAAAGAGCTTAATTAAAGACAGATATAAAATCAAGACAGGCAAGGATTATGTAGCTTTGATAGATAAAATTAAAAAATTAATTTAG
- a CDS encoding type II secretion system F family protein, with the protein MDWTMIIAALGISYFVYLGISTVITPAANIKDRIRQIEEIYSEHLALVIDERRKPFSQRVIKPVTSKISKEIYKRTPKGRSKEIERKLEVAGHPYGLSLSGWIFISSIITWGLPVVFIALIIFTPYPDVTKIIYSIIFFGSCFIFPSFILNHKIRERKFILSRQLPDVLDLMTVSVESGLSFDSAMSKVAEKGSNELSKEFAKVVSEIQMGISRRQALKNMVERCDTDDIRIFLSSIIQAEQLGVSIGKVLRVQSSQVRTKRRQRAEELAMKAPIKMIIPIVFFIFPSMFVVILGPAIIQIKNTIMGL; encoded by the coding sequence GTGGACTGGACAATGATAATCGCCGCTCTTGGCATCTCCTACTTTGTGTATCTTGGAATATCTACAGTAATTACCCCAGCTGCAAATATCAAGGACAGGATAAGACAAATAGAAGAAATCTATTCAGAGCACTTAGCTTTAGTAATTGACGAAAGAAGAAAGCCTTTTTCACAAAGAGTAATAAAACCTGTCACCTCTAAAATCAGCAAGGAAATCTATAAAAGAACCCCAAAAGGTCGTTCAAAGGAAATCGAACGAAAGCTTGAGGTAGCAGGGCATCCATATGGACTAAGTCTTAGCGGATGGATATTTATATCCTCAATAATAACCTGGGGGCTTCCAGTTGTATTTATAGCCTTGATTATTTTTACTCCGTATCCAGACGTAACAAAAATCATCTACTCAATTATATTTTTTGGAAGTTGCTTTATATTTCCAAGCTTTATCCTCAATCACAAAATAAGAGAGAGAAAATTCATCCTCTCTAGACAGCTTCCAGACGTGCTTGATTTGATGACAGTAAGTGTAGAGTCTGGGCTTTCCTTTGACTCTGCAATGTCCAAGGTCGCAGAAAAAGGCAGCAATGAGCTTTCAAAGGAATTTGCAAAAGTAGTATCAGAAATCCAAATGGGGATAAGCAGAAGACAAGCTTTAAAAAATATGGTGGAGCGCTGTGACACTGATGATATAAGGATTTTTCTTTCTTCTATCATTCAGGCTGAGCAGCTGGGTGTGAGCATAGGAAAGGTTCTAAGAGTCCAGTCTTCTCAGGTTAGAACTAAAAGACGTCAAAGAGCGGAAGAACTAGCTATGAAAGCCCCTATAAAGATGATTATTCCTATTGTATTTTTCATATTCCCATCTATGTTCGTAGTTATATTAGGGCCAGCTATAATTCAAATCAAAAATACTATAATGGGATTGTAG
- a CDS encoding copper amine oxidase N-terminal domain-containing protein codes for MKRIIFAMFMVCALIVSVPLNAEAATYAKGIILDGQQIETEIAPIIENGRTLVPVRGVLEAMGATVTWDQATKTATAYLGENTTSVTIDNYTAYVNGYAVTLEVPAKVVNGRTMVPLRFMAESIGYDVSYSDGYVYLDMPQYDGYSEFYAIMDDFDVNIVQPEFQSDNLYVSTSYNEDENAVVISIQGDGMTNEIMKMTTNEGFESEWSEFIDYMGALSVGIVDYFDAYGYDVNGIVEIINDEDSDYVLLQINNGVVTYDETGLY; via the coding sequence ATGAAAAGAATTATTTTTGCTATGTTTATGGTATGTGCACTGATTGTCTCGGTACCACTAAATGCTGAAGCGGCTACTTATGCTAAGGGAATTATTTTGGATGGACAGCAAATTGAGACAGAAATTGCACCTATAATTGAAAATGGAAGAACTCTTGTACCTGTAAGAGGAGTACTTGAGGCTATGGGAGCTACTGTTACATGGGATCAAGCCACAAAAACTGCAACTGCTTATTTGGGAGAAAATACGACATCTGTAACTATTGACAACTACACTGCATATGTAAACGGCTACGCAGTTACCTTGGAAGTGCCTGCAAAGGTAGTAAATGGAAGAACTATGGTTCCTCTTCGTTTTATGGCTGAATCTATAGGATATGATGTATCGTATAGTGATGGATACGTATACCTTGATATGCCACAATATGATGGATATAGCGAGTTTTATGCTATTATGGATGATTTTGATGTTAACATAGTTCAGCCAGAATTTCAGTCAGACAATTTATATGTTTCAACTAGCTATAATGAAGATGAAAATGCAGTTGTAATTAGCATCCAAGGCGATGGAATGACAAATGAAATAATGAAGATGACCACAAATGAAGGTTTTGAAAGTGAATGGAGCGAATTTATTGATTATATGGGAGCTTTGTCTGTGGGTATAGTAGATTATTTTGATGCCTATGGTTATGATGTAAACGGAATAGTAGAAATTATCAATGATGAAGATAGTGATTATGTTTTGCTTCAGATCAACAATGGAGTAGTTACATATGATGAGACTGGATTGTATTAG
- a CDS encoding DUF192 domain-containing protein: MKLQNSKGKIIIDDLEIYDTFLKRLKGLMFKNEIPNSYAVLITPCSSIHTFFMKFEIGVIYLDKDNTVVKFTSSMKPFRLGPFVKQASKVIEYDSKKTTIELKKGDKLYLI, from the coding sequence ATGAAACTTCAAAATTCAAAAGGTAAAATAATAATAGATGACCTAGAAATTTACGATACCTTTTTAAAAAGGTTAAAAGGTCTCATGTTTAAAAATGAAATTCCTAATAGCTACGCCGTTTTGATAACTCCATGTAGCTCTATTCATACCTTCTTTATGAAATTCGAAATAGGTGTTATATATTTAGATAAAGATAATACAGTAGTTAAATTTACATCTAGTATGAAGCCATTCAGATTGGGTCCATTTGTAAAACAAGCCTCAAAAGTCATAGAGTACGATTCTAAAAAGACAACTATAGAATTAAAAAAAGGAGATAAGCTGTACTTAATATAG
- a CDS encoding S-methyl-5-thioribose-1-phosphate isomerase, which translates to MIRKDEGLGFILKYENVAWYEGGKVKILDRRIYPTQISFVTCNTHEEVAKAIADMVTQSAGPYTAAGMGMALAAYEIRNESKEKQLEYLEKAAYTLSHARPTTVNRMKLITSGCLEVARKALDNGEQVDEKIFNSTIDSLNRRYENMEVVGNYLVDMFPNKGTIMTQCFGETIVGMMLKQAKNRNKDIRVFVPETRPYFQGARLTASVSQDQGFDTTVITDNMPAFVMKTNKIDLFTSAADVICLDGHITNKIGTYQLAITAKYHEVPYFVTGIPDIDNPTVDTVKIEERDPALVLEARGIKNTLDGVKGYYPSFDITPPHLISGVVTNKGIYSPYDLKRYFESDVKKFY; encoded by the coding sequence ATGATTAGAAAAGATGAAGGCCTAGGTTTTATCTTAAAATATGAAAATGTAGCTTGGTATGAGGGCGGCAAGGTAAAAATTCTCGATAGGAGAATTTATCCTACTCAGATTAGTTTTGTGACCTGCAATACGCATGAGGAGGTAGCCAAGGCTATAGCGGATATGGTAACTCAAAGTGCTGGACCATATACGGCTGCAGGTATGGGGATGGCTCTAGCAGCATATGAAATAAGAAATGAAAGCAAGGAAAAACAACTTGAGTATCTCGAAAAAGCTGCATACACACTATCTCATGCTAGACCGACTACTGTAAACCGGATGAAGCTTATTACGAGTGGATGCCTAGAGGTTGCAAGAAAAGCTCTTGATAATGGAGAGCAAGTTGATGAAAAGATATTTAACTCTACTATAGATTCACTAAATAGAAGATATGAGAACATGGAAGTAGTAGGAAATTACCTAGTTGATATGTTTCCAAATAAAGGGACAATTATGACTCAATGCTTTGGAGAAACTATTGTAGGGATGATGTTAAAGCAAGCCAAAAATAGAAATAAGGATATAAGAGTTTTCGTTCCTGAAACTAGGCCTTATTTTCAAGGAGCAAGGCTAACTGCTAGCGTAAGCCAGGATCAAGGCTTTGATACCACTGTTATCACTGATAATATGCCTGCTTTTGTTATGAAAACTAATAAGATAGATTTATTTACATCAGCGGCAGATGTGATTTGCCTAGATGGTCATATCACAAACAAAATAGGAACCTATCAGCTTGCAATCACTGCTAAATATCACGAGGTTCCATACTTTGTGACAGGAATACCAGATATTGATAATCCTACTGTAGATACAGTAAAGATAGAAGAAAGAGACCCAGCTTTAGTACTAGAAGCTAGAGGGATAAAAAATACATTAGATGGAGTAAAGGGCTACTATCCTTCGTTTGATATTACGCCGCCTCACTTAATCAGTGGAGTAGTTACAAATAAAGGAATATATTCACCTTATGACTTAAAAAGATATTTTGAATCGGATGTAAAAAAATTCTATTAG
- the galE gene encoding UDP-glucose 4-epimerase GalE — MRYLVTGGLGFIGSHTVVELINNDHEVVIADNLINSKLEVLDKIYEITGVKPIFFQIDVTDEEKVKEIFLNNKLDGVIHFAGLKAVGESVSKPLEYYYNNLVSTMVLSKLCLEYKVNKFVFSSSATVYGEQESPLNEGMELKRTTNPYGETKAMSERILMDTANANEGFSVCLLRYFNPVGAHESGLIGENPNGTPNNLMPYITKVAKKELKKLSIFGDDYDTVDGTGVRDYIHVVDLAKGHVKAIEKLASGVEIYNLGTGKGTSVLELVNAFMKVNNVDIPYEIVGRRAGDIATCYADTNKAMSDLGWRAEKDIADMVRDSWRFEGGVG; from the coding sequence ATGAGATATTTAGTAACTGGTGGACTGGGGTTTATTGGCAGTCATACTGTAGTAGAGCTTATTAATAATGACCATGAGGTAGTTATAGCTGATAATCTTATTAATTCGAAGCTTGAGGTGCTTGATAAGATATATGAAATAACTGGAGTTAAGCCAATTTTTTTTCAAATTGACGTTACTGATGAAGAAAAAGTTAAGGAGATATTTTTAAATAACAAGCTTGATGGAGTAATTCATTTTGCAGGGCTAAAGGCTGTAGGAGAATCGGTTAGCAAGCCTCTTGAATATTATTATAATAATCTAGTATCTACTATGGTTCTTAGCAAGCTATGTTTAGAGTATAAGGTTAATAAATTTGTATTTAGCTCATCAGCTACAGTGTATGGAGAGCAAGAGTCTCCACTAAATGAAGGTATGGAGCTAAAAAGGACAACTAATCCCTATGGAGAAACAAAAGCAATGAGTGAAAGAATTCTGATGGATACAGCTAATGCTAATGAAGGGTTTAGTGTTTGCCTTTTAAGATATTTTAATCCAGTAGGAGCTCATGAAAGTGGACTGATAGGAGAAAATCCAAATGGAACTCCAAATAATCTTATGCCATATATTACTAAGGTGGCAAAAAAAGAGCTTAAGAAGCTGAGTATATTTGGAGATGACTATGACACGGTAGATGGAACTGGAGTGAGGGACTATATTCATGTAGTAGACCTTGCAAAGGGTCATGTAAAGGCTATAGAAAAACTAGCATCAGGAGTAGAAATATACAATCTAGGAACAGGAAAAGGCACATCAGTACTAGAGCTAGTAAATGCATTTATGAAAGTCAATAATGTCGATATACCCTACGAAATAGTAGGAAGAAGAGCTGGAGATATAGCTACTTGCTATGCAGATACAAATAAAGCTATGAGCGATTTGGGATGGAGAGCTGAGAAAGATATAGCGGATATGGTGAGAGATTCTTGGAGATTTGAAGGGGGAGTAGGATGA
- a CDS encoding ATP-binding protein — MFSGRKKELKYLQNRYESNKSEFVVLYGRRRIGKTELLKQFALDKNHIFYSAIETVDKSQLEMFSKELLKGSELENYIDSFKSWEEAFKFLADKSKKERILIIIDEFPYMVNGNSSIPSILQNIWDLNLKNSKLMLVLCGSSMSFMEKELLSVKNPLYGRLTGNYKVEEFSIYETAELLHELSFEEVVQYYGIFGGVPHYLVQINMKESFYYNLSSIALERGSILFNEVEFLLRQELREVMSYFAVIQAVALGSTTLNEIEQKSSIDRTKLTYYLNNLIELGILEKEYPVTMPIKQKAKSRKGLYYLKDSYFRFYFTYMFPYMSELIDSGSDYIVEKIIKPDMNRFLGATFEKVCKQFLIKLKAEGNSPFHFVLIGRWWDKSEEVDIVAFDENNNMLLGECKWTNSTQGYKLLDKMIRLNKEVMPDVGNTWYYLFSKSGFTDELIQHAIEQKNIKLITLDDMKFKE, encoded by the coding sequence ATGTTTTCAGGTAGAAAAAAAGAACTTAAATATTTACAAAATAGATACGAAAGTAATAAATCTGAATTTGTTGTTTTATACGGAAGACGACGAATAGGAAAAACAGAGTTACTAAAACAATTTGCACTAGATAAAAATCATATTTTTTATTCTGCAATAGAAACCGTTGATAAAAGTCAACTGGAAATGTTTTCAAAAGAATTATTAAAAGGTTCTGAACTAGAAAATTATATTGATAGCTTTAAATCATGGGAAGAAGCATTTAAATTTTTGGCTGATAAATCAAAAAAAGAGAGAATCTTAATTATAATAGATGAGTTTCCATACATGGTAAATGGTAATAGTTCAATTCCTTCTATACTTCAAAATATTTGGGATTTAAATTTGAAAAATTCAAAATTAATGTTAGTTCTTTGTGGGTCATCTATGTCCTTTATGGAAAAAGAACTGTTATCTGTCAAAAATCCTTTATATGGAAGATTAACAGGGAATTATAAAGTTGAGGAATTTTCAATTTATGAAACGGCAGAACTTTTACATGAGCTATCTTTTGAAGAAGTAGTTCAATATTATGGTATTTTTGGAGGAGTTCCTCATTATCTTGTTCAAATTAATATGAAAGAATCCTTTTATTATAATCTAAGTAGCATTGCTCTAGAAAGAGGTTCCATTCTATTTAATGAGGTGGAGTTTCTCTTAAGGCAAGAACTTAGGGAAGTTATGTCGTATTTCGCAGTGATACAGGCAGTTGCGCTTGGAAGCACAACTCTCAATGAAATAGAGCAAAAATCCTCTATTGACAGAACAAAATTAACTTATTACTTAAATAATTTAATAGAATTGGGAATTCTAGAGAAAGAATATCCTGTGACCATGCCAATAAAACAAAAAGCTAAGAGTAGGAAAGGCCTATATTATCTTAAAGATTCTTATTTTAGATTTTATTTCACATATATGTTTCCCTATATGTCTGAATTAATAGATTCTGGAAGTGACTATATTGTAGAAAAAATCATTAAACCCGATATGAATAGATTTTTAGGAGCAACTTTTGAAAAAGTTTGTAAGCAGTTTTTAATTAAATTAAAAGCTGAAGGAAACTCTCCTTTTCATTTTGTTTTGATTGGCAGATGGTGGGATAAATCCGAGGAAGTTGATATAGTGGCATTTGATGAAAACAATAATATGCTCTTAGGAGAATGTAAATGGACTAACAGTACTCAAGGATATAAACTCTTAGATAAAATGATTAGATTAAATAAAGAAGTGATGCCAGATGTAGGAAACACTTGGTATTATTTGTTTTCAAAATCTGGATTTACTGATGAACTTATCCAGCACGCAATAGAGCAGAAAAATATTAAATTAATCACATTAGATGATATGAAGTTTAAGGAGTAG